A window from Plasmodium cynomolgi strain B DNA, chromosome 7, whole genome shotgun sequence encodes these proteins:
- a CDS encoding hypothetical protein (putative), producing the protein MSNAGTTDLKQLALGFKIVTNAYKTRVTSQEAEIRSLKGQLTEKLEQLSSIQKKYSNLEVQLIESTQRGNQLADENKQLITTIKKLNRDIDRLENLKKAVLNSIQEEHDVEDAHKYYSADDMLQTTAPRTMLEINGNEDSCQTLINKIVNSDTHNIINGNFNSPYMGAGSPGEKNTDGRAFFRNARSRLTYEQFNQFLSNIKKLNNHQQKREETLKKAQAIFGETNSDLYEEFKVLISKHS; encoded by the exons ATGTCGAACGCGGGGACCACAGACCTAA AACAACTCGCCTTAGGATTCAAAATTGTCACCAACGCGTACAAGACTAGGGTTACGTCCCAGGAGGCAGAAATCAGATCTCTCAAGGGGCAGCTGACGGAAAAGCTGGAACAG cTCTCGtcgatacaaaaaaaatatagcaaccTAGAAGTTCAGCTAATCGAATCAACACAGAGAGGAAATCAGTTGGCAGATGAAAACAAGCAGTTGATTACGACCATTAAGAAG ctGAATAGGGACATTGACCGATTGGAGAATCTTAAAAAGGCCGTCCTCAATTCTATCCAGGAGGAACATGACGTGGAGGATGCCCATAAA TACTACTCCGCGGACGACATGCTGCAAACGACCGCGCCGAGAACCATGCTCGAGATTAATGGCAATGAGGACTCCTGCCAAACgttaattaacaaaattgttaattcGGACACGcacaatattattaatggGAATTTTAACTCTCCTTACATGGGAGCGGG atCGCCAGGCGAGAAGAACACAGACGGCAGGGCCTTCTTCCGCAACGCAAGGAGCAGACTGACGTACGAGCAGTTTAACCAGTTCCTGTCTAACATCAAAAAGTTGAACAATCACCAGCAGAAGAGAGAGGAGACGTTGAAAAAGGCGCAAGCGATATTTGGCGAGACGAACTCCGATCTGTATGAAGAATTTAAAGTCCTCATTTCGAAGCATTCCTAG
- a CDS encoding hypothetical protein (putative), which produces MNEEIEKNIKLNSNFIEFEEIIKDINTPFSFIDLVEIPCVPLVDIYGLSLLSNEAYLEYKNGLREDKLNAEDEIRLTLFFAVKLYKKNVLKIKFPSYYDIIETLKFDPVSVTIGLFNQFYFETAYELCNLLPVSEWPSTNFYDILRKAEKTRIHFLINNKTKLNSYFLEGLTNKEKKIYKYFLEGTSKERESMNRET; this is translated from the coding sequence atgaatgaagaaatcgaaaaaaatataaaattaaatagcAATTTCATAGAGtttgaagaaataataaaagacaTTAACACCCCCTTCAGTTTTATCGACTTGGTTGAAATTCCTTGTGTGCCTTTGGTTGACATATACGGACTGTCCCTGCTCAGCAATGAAGCATATttggaatataaaaatgggttaAGGGAAGACAAGCTAAATGCAGAAGATGAAATTCGATTGACTCTCTTTTTTGCagtaaaattatacaaaaagaATGTCTTAAAAATTAAGTTTCCTTCCTACTATGACATCATCGAAACCCTGAAATTTGATCCTGTGTCTGTTACCATAGGACTGTTCAACCAGTTTTATTTCGAAACCGCATACGAGTTGTGTAATTTATTGCCAGTCAGTGAATGGCCATCCACTAATTTTTATGACATTTTgagaaaagcagaaaaaacgaggatacattttttaataaataacaaaacgaaattaaATTCGTACTTCCTGGAGGGACTCacaaacaaggaaaaaaaaatttacaaatacTTTCTCGAGGGGACTTCCAAGGAAAGGGAGTCCATGAATAGGGAGACC
- a CDS encoding hypothetical protein (putative), with the protein MNKDDIHRLNVFPPDGAGENENDETDENELGEREKCVSILDASSPRSSHNQVGGSNERDNLPGTNDTPKGGSPISTLGEVVQAASGENAESAENAENAESAENAESAENAESAENADSAANAASIANTDDTLNRDEAKQGAPHPAEGMECAPLNCSINTVATADSGENNTTESPPAETPNCSISISGISTTRNNNTDAHVELVGQTVGQAVEQAVEQTVEQTVEQTVGQTVGQTVGQTVECIPVIGEAKEANFAPEINVESKREEANWLKPASSCVTVACSEELPPVGDCSRKLADVVSEAASCMVHEIANKIANEVANEVAKNTAKRGDQLFSLAHTVSSFQAELLEKNKGTFEEVKKRGCLFVLAIQQSFMNKTEKVLCTRCSPQLASLKGANEIFRIILKLQVEKQTSELYLAHFLEKLKRDVEMANQTAQQRWTHELTQQVAQQVTKQVAKEVSKEVSKEVAHQMEEAQLKINSLSKDRTTLMETIKKWEQHFHQMKNEQEIIHARVKISVHKSFLNFTEYIFHLLLKVHSSLCQKSDKLAFLINRLKCIGLEWRASQGGKGKRNRQRRGRETRGETHHSDGKISREKKKEKKKRKKRTVGRSKTGNRSEGSNRRGSSSRSEGSNRSEGSSRSEGSSRSEGSRRSEGSRRSEGSSGSEGCAFSLGGSSPPRSDSSNFSKSGKHHSCSSSSCESNSSVCLSNELCLSDLTHMNTNGLTDGGGKKKGRRKVRQLLIRASASKEGKNRAHSVDNAGKAPPNKGKRKSHHKNELRERRDQHHQHRHHNQRKLYSRYRKYKRLYAEELQKNKTLHFLLANKDEEIAQIRSVMKDEMHSRLLLHEQEEKNKLKEINELKGLLQNEEMSNKKLVVRNEEMEELNKNFKKKFDMYEYTEKELNKKLCELNMALSKERRKNKRLVFQNGKMRSALFRYNHGVNLLDRGMYHRNGKWCVNVSPLECVDGEMGSEADSSFGSEGDSNVGSELYSENSEHLYEDEKYFPHGTIKVPVHYTKQQRRKLLLQGKMNKAHGQLRNNRGKDVYGGHYEQNEYKHVKLNSCCFSDNSVDVRMPRSRRLPRGGGTKGKLAVREKGNGKEGERQNERQQKGLQNGLQNGLQKGLQKGHHNTQHRDRQCAPPNSDKPVHIDDQIRRDLENFDEKKYKKIISDITKEEKVIEKIKEDDLYSIFMQNWEESLMGPEEGTKNGPLSWSGSFMHHLNRSVLCTNQGEAILPGGNYDQVERGGSNGTKRGDFTEGSYANDVDNCADGPINRAYLCREENTAGKDIQREETLMGHPGGHENVTFNYDPNCSGKMHVFPVEETQIANGTGLPRGEEEPHEEEGNNRMDTSKGTNDHVGKGLKGLGGAIDGTTNWDVHDGNGGSEPYGTNLIEGSELIQLTDNPQGGEAIHGGILKNYETYKKNKEKFMHLTLRKKVTHVGNEHTPTGGGGGGGGGGGGGGGGGGEKEEEKGGGKKDGGGKKKATFLANVLNKESSKRENKNGCHVYAEQQEEEAFEMDKNYAPFQSAQKRNSLDKDRDMRESIMMHYTYGNDNHRGVTLHSNVNNRSHIAPTSYDNTDAHFFQTSDKRDETRKGSVVDEVGEQQDERGAHKPNREGERMTPGGMAPNPHTNEFSLHNVSNSVLNASSADRTNGAGRTSDTCYPPVGGGNSREKKKIPMCEDITAPANEGLNGDSHRGNAAAYSSYSMNMLMGASRTDKIGCRLITSDAPNGGTTLYAATHLAKVDMDTEELCPAFTHEEQSRPRTTGAKLNERNESATVTGIPPIEEHSRIAANEIVNHSHQKGGHSWDNKNSAGSSVPKNEALNEALGPYQTGAAVPKRDSCESAPQRKSVGDRGVLSRLLRKK; encoded by the exons ATGAATAAAGATGACATACACCGATTAAATGTATTCCCCCCCGATGGAGcaggggaaaatgaaaatgacgAAACGGATGAGAATGAACTCGgcgaaagggaaaagtgcgtttccattttggacGCGTCTTCTCCGAGGAGTAGTCATAACCAAGTGGGGGGCAGTAATGAGAGGGATAATCTTCCGGGGACAAATGACACCCCTAAGGGGGGATCTCCAATATCTACTTTAGGCGAGGTGGTCCAGGCGGCAAGCGGTGAAAACGCAGAAAGCGCAGAGAACGCAGAGAACGCAGAAAGTGCGGAGAACGCAGAAAGCGCAGAGAACGCAGAAAGCGCGGAGAACGCTGATAGCGCAGCGAACGCCGCGAGCATCGCCAACACAGATGACACCCTGAACCGGGACGAAGCCAAGCAGGGCGCCCCCCACCCAGCAGAAGGAATGGAATGTGCTCCCCTAAACTGCAGCATAAACACCGTTGCAACGGCCGACAGTGGGGAAAACAACACGACGGAAAGCCCCCCAGCGGAGACCCCCAATTGTTCCATTTCCATTAGCGGCATTAGCACAACGCGTAATAATAACACAGATGCGCATGTAGAACTGGTAGGGCAGACGGTGGGGCAGGCAGTAGAGCAGGCGGTAGAGCAGACAGTAGAGCAGACAGTAGAGCAGACGGTAGGGCAGACGGTAGGGCAGACGGTGGGGCAGACGGTAGAGTGCATTCCTGTCATAGGAGAAGCGAAGGAAGCCAATTTTGCACCCGAGATAAATGTAGAATCgaaaagggaggaagcgAATTGGTTAAAACCTGCCAGCTCATGTGTGACAGTGGCTTGCAGTGAAGAGTTACCTCCGGTTGGGGATTGCTCGAGGAAGCTAGCTGATGTGGTGAGCGAAGCTGCTAGTTGTATGGTTCATGAGATCGCCAATAAGATCGCCAATGAGGTCGCCAATGAGGTCGCCAAGAACACTGCTAAGCGAGGAGACCAACTGTTCTCCCTCGCACACACAGTAAGCAGCTTCCAAGCCGaactgctggaaaaaaacaaaggaacaTTCgaagaagttaaaaaaaggggctgcCTCTTTGTGCTAGCCATCCAGCAATCATTTATGAACAAAACGGAGAAGGTCCTTTGCACCAGGTGCAGCCCCCAATTGGCATCCCTGAAAGGAGCCAATGAAATTTTCCGGATAATATTAAAACTTCAAGTAGAAAAACAGACGAGCGAATTGTACTTGGCTCATTTTTTGGAGAAGCTAAAGAGGGACGTGGAGATGGCCAACCAGACGGCGCAGCAGCGGTGGACACATGAGCTGACCCAGCAGGTGGCCCAGCAGGTAACCAAACAGGTAGCGAAAGAGGTGAGCAAAGAGGTGAGCAAGGAGGTGGCCcaccaaatggaggaagcaCAACTCAAAATAAACAGCTTAAGCAAAGATAGAACAACCCTTATGGAGACcatcaaaaaatgggagcagcattttcatcaaatgaaaaatgaacaggaaATAATTCACGCTAGGGTTAAAATCAGTGTCCATAAAAGCTTCCTCAATTTTAcggaatatatatttcatctCCTCCTAAAGGTTCATTCTTCCCTTTGTCAGAAGAGTGACAAGCTGGCATTTTTAATCAACCGATTGAAGTGTATTGGACTTGAGTGGAGAGCCTCccagggggggaaagggaaaCGGAATCGgcagaggagggggagagagaCACGTGGGGAGACCCACCACAGTGATGGAAAAATCAgtagggagaaaaaaaaggaaaagaagaaaaggaaaaaaagaaccgtggggagaagcaaaactGGCAATAGGAGCGAAGGTAGCAATAGGAGAGGAAGCAGCAGTAGGAGCGAAGGCAGCAATAGGAGCGAAGGCAGCAGTAGGAGCGAAGGCAGCAGTAGGAGCGAAGGCAGCAGAAGGAGCGAAGGCAGCAGAAGGAGCGAAGGCAGCAGTGGGAGCGAAGGCTGCGCGTTCTCCCTTGGGGGGAGTAGCCCCCCGCGCAGTGACAGCTCCAACTTCTCCAAATCGGGAAAGCACCACTCGTGTAGCTCCTCCTCGTGCGAATCCAACTCCAGTGTGTGCCTTTCGAACGAGTTGTGCCTCTCCGACCTGACGCACATGAACACAAATGGGCTCACGGACGGAGGGGGCAAAAAGAAGGGACGCAGAAAAGTGAGGCAACTGCTAATCAGGGCAAGTGCATccaaggaagggaaaaatagaGCGCACTCGGTGGACAACGCGGGGAAGGCGCCCCCCAacaaggggaaaaggaaatctCACCACAAGAATGAGCTGCGCGAGCGGCGCGACCAGCACCATCAACACCGTCACCACAATCAGCGCAAGTTATACAGCCGGTATAGGAAGTACAAAAGGCTCTACGCCGAAGagctgcaaaaaaacaaaacgttGCATTTTCTGCTGGCGAATAAG GATGAAGAAATCGCACAAATTCGAAGTGTAATGAAGGATGAGATGCACAGCAGACTCCTCCTCCACGAgcaagaggagaaaaataaattaaaagaaataaacgaGCTGAAGGGGTTgctacaaaatgaagaaatgtcAAATAAGAAGTTAGTCGTCCGgaatgaagaaatggaagagctaaataaaaattttaaaaaaaaattcgacatGTATGAATACACAGAGAAAGAATTAAACAAGAAGCTGTGCGAACTGAACATGGCACTTAGCAAGGAGAGGAGAAAGAACAAACGGTtggtttttcaaaatggaaaaatgagaagcgcTCTTTTTCGATATAACCATGGGGTGAACTTACTTGACAGGGGGATGTATCATCGTAATGGGAAGTGGTGCGTTAATGTTTCTCCGTTGGAGTGTGTAGACGGAGAGATGGGAAGCGAAGCGGACAGCAGCTTTGGAAGTGAAGGAGACAGTAATGTGGGCTCCGAATTATACAGTGAGAACAGCGAACATTTGTATGAGGACGAAAAGTATTTCCCGCATGGCACGATTAAAGTCCCAGTTCACTACACGAAGCAGCAAAGGAGGAAACTGCTTCTTcaaggaaaaatgaacaaagcTCATGGTCAACTACGTAACAACAGGGGAAAGGACGTGTATGGAGGGCACTATGAGCAGAATGAATACAAACACGTTAAGTTAAACTCCTGCTGCTTTAGTGATAACTCTGTGGATGTTAGGATGCCGAGGAGCAGGCGGCTCCCGCGGGGCGGGGGCACGAAAGGGAAGCTCGCCGTCCGTGAAAAGGGCAACGGGAAAGAAGGGGAACGCCAAAATGAGAGACAACAAAAGGGGCTGCAAAATGGGCTGCAAAATGGGCTGCAAAAGGGGCTGCAAAAGGGGCACCACAACACGCAGCACAGAGACCGCCAGTGTGCCCCCCCAAACAGCGACAAACCCGTACACATCGATGACCAAATCAGAAGAGACCTCGAAAACTTCGACGAAAAGAAGTAcaagaaaattataagtgATATCActaaagaggaaaaagtaattgaaaaaataaaagaggaCGATTTGTATTCTATATTTATGCAGAACTGGGAGGAATCTCTTATGGGACCAGaagagggaacaaaaaatgggcctCTCTCCTGGTCAGGGTCCTTCATGCATCATCTGAATAGAAGCGTGCTTTGTACCAATCAAGGGGAGGCAATTCTCCCAGGGGGGAATTATGACCAGGtagaaagggggggaagtaatGGGACAAAACGGGGTGACTTCACAGAAGGTAGTTATGCGAACGATGTGGATAATTGTGCTGATGGCCCCATAAACAGGGCCTACCTTTGTCGGGAGGAGAACACCGCGGGGAAAGACATTCAAAGGGAAGAAACCCTAATGGGACATCCTGGAGGGCACGAAAATGTCACGTTTAATTATGACCCGAATTGTTCAGGCAAAATGCATGTATTCCCCGTGGAGGAGACGCAAATTGCTAATGGGACAGGTCTAccaaggggggaggaggaacctcatgaggaggaaggaaacaACAGGATGGATACTTCAAAAGGGACGAATGACCATGTTGGGAAAGGCCTTAAAGGCCTTGGCGGTGCCATCGATGGGACAACTAATTGGGACGTCCACGACGGGAACGGTGGCAGTGAGCCCTACGGAACAAATCTCATCGAAGGAAGCGAATTAATCCAACTTACCGATAACCCCCAGGGAGGAGAGGCCATCCACGGGGGAATCTTAAAAAACTACGAAACgtacaaaaagaacaaagaaaaattcatGCACCTGACTTTACGAAAAAAGGTAACGCATGTGGGGAACGAACATACACccacaggaggaggaggaggaggaggaggaggaggaggaggaggaggaggaggaggaggagaaaaagaagaagaaaaaggaggaggaaaaaaagacggaggaggaaaaaaaaaggccacaTTCCTAGCAAATGTATTAAACAAGGAGAGctccaaaagggagaatAAAAATGGTTGCCATGTTTATGCCGAGCAACAGGAAGAGGAAGCATTCGAAATGGACAAGAATTATGCCCCTTTTCAAagcgcacaaaaaaggaactccCTCGATAAGGATAGGGACATGCGAGAGAGCATCATGATGCATTATACATACGGGAATGACAATCATAGGGGTGTAACCCTACACAGCAATGTGAACAATAGGAGTCACATTGCACCAACTTCATATGACAACACAGATGCACACTTCTTTCAAACGTCGGATAAAAGGGATGAGACAAGGAAGGGCAGTGTGGTAGATGAGGTAGGTGAACAGCAGGACGAACGGGGGGCGCATAAGCCAAATCGAGAGGGAGAAAGAATGACCCCAGGCGGAATGGCACCGAACCCCCACACAAACGAATTCAGCTTACATAATGTGAGCAACAGTGTGTTGAATGCAAGTAGTGCAGACCGTACAAATGGTGCAGGCCGCACAAGCGATACATGTTATCCTCctgtggggggggggaattctcgagaaaaaaaaaaaatccccatgTGTGAAGATATCACTGCCCCGGCTAATGAAGGGCTAAATGGGGACAGCCACCGGGGAAACGCCGCTGCATACTCCTCGTATTCCATGAACATGTTGATGGGCGCCAGTCGGACGGACAAGATTGGGTGTAGACTAATCACCTCTGATGCACCGAACGGGGGAACTACCCTATATGCGGCCACCCATTTGGCAAAGGTCGACATGGACACAGAGGAGTTGTGTCCCGCCTTCACTCACGAGGAACAGAGTAGACCACGTACAACTGGTGCGAAATTAAATGAACGGAATGAAAGTGCCACAGTGACGGGCATCCCTCCAATCGAAGAGCATTCACGTATCGCAGCAAACGAAATAGTTAATCACAGCCATCAGAAAGGGGGCCATTCTTGGGACAATAAAAACAGCGCGGGCAGTTCCGTGCCCAAGAATGAAGCCCTCAATGAAGCATTGGGGCCGTACCAAACAGGCGCAGCTGTGCCCAAAAGGGACTCCTGTGAAAGCGCGCCACAGAGGAAGAGTGTCGGGGATAGGGGCGTCTTAAGTAGGTTGCTCAGGAAGAAGTAG
- a CDS encoding hypothetical protein (putative) yields the protein MARSKVKKVKPRKKKPIKLDKQFNCPFCSYKKSVDIKLHRSKGIGELTCLKCGVKYANQITSLDECIDVYSEWVDKCLDANKKGCNELFFNDELAALNNLDD from the exons ATGGCGAGAAGTAAAGTCAAAAAAGTTAAACcgagaaaaaagaagcccATAAAATTGGATAAGCAATTCAACTGCCCCTTTTGCAGCTACAAGAAATCGGTCGACATTAAGCT GCACAGGTCCAAAGGAATCGGCGAACTGACTTGCCTCAAATGTGGAGTCAAGTACGCAAATCAGATTACCAGCCTGGATGAATGCATTGACGTGTACAGCGAGTGGGTTGACAAGTGTTTAGATGCTAACAAGAAAGGATGTAACgagcttttttttaatgatgagTTGGCAGCCCTAAATAATTTGGATGACTAG
- a CDS encoding transporter (putative), whose amino-acid sequence MKEDISQLKYEQSVSNDLKMNKWVVVGLYSIVAAVATFVHAGFSGWQPIIYKSGAFSELCGPTDDKQEFKVDANTSYMTCGNRDAAVNNLFTLAFFVHFFLSSVSGYVLDTFGEKVCFLSGQIILAGAFLSLAVLKFSYVWYLFFLMLGISADLSFIPLLKISKYFPGQESLIFGILGSARSTGFAVGLLLKCAFFYMYSFKDNEFYILCLIYLCTCSLYAFIVGIFIMPSKKSGHSQLNSEGATGSSNQEKKRNISMMNEMDRIESGDKKSYNNDEGSKFSYKMKALWNHPQKWEYLITVFICSSSMIRFDYFIKTNRSFFIWKDNDLTTIFSLSTVLSFIPTPFFGYLAGKFGSIYSILTNNLFIFLTYLLILFDGYFFRIMAMILFFFYISFVFSCFYCYVDEKYSKQHFGKLCGIMFA is encoded by the coding sequence ATGAAGGAAGACATATCGCAGCTCAAGTACGAGCAGAGCGTGTCGAACGACCTGAAGATGAACAAGTGGGTGGTGGTCGGGCTGTACTCCATAGTGGCGGCAGTGGCGACCTTCGTACACGCAGGATTCAGTGGCTGGCAGCCAATTATATACAAGTCAGGTGCCTTCAGCGAATTATGTGGGCCGACGGATGACAAGCAGGAATTTAAAGTGGACGCAAATACATCCTATATGACATGTGGGAACCGAGATGCAGCTGTGAACAATTTATTTACCTTGGCCttctttgttcattttttcctatcaTCAGTAAGTGGCTACGTATTGGATACCTTTGGAGAAAAGGTCTGTTTTCTAAGTGGACAAATAATCCTAGCAGGAGCATTTCTATCGCTAGCAGTTTTGAAGTTTTCCTACGTATGgtatttgttctttttaatgTTGGGTATTTCAGCAGACTTATCATTCATTCcgttgttaaaaatatcgaaataTTTCCCTGGACAGGAGTCTCTCATTTTTGGAATCCTGGGTTCAGCAAGGTCTACGGGATTTGCCGTTGGGTTGCTTTTAAAATGTGCCTTTTTCTACATGTACAGTTTTAAGGATAACgaattttacattttgtgcTTAATCTACCTATGCACATGTAGCTTGTATGCATTTATTGTGGGTATTTTTATCATGCCGAGTAAGAAGAGTGGACATTCGCAACTGAACAGTGAAGGAGCCACGGGATCGTCAAACcaagagaagaaaagaaacataAGTATGATGAACGAAATGGACAGAATCGAAAGTGGAGATAAAAAGTCATACAATAATGATGAGGGTTctaaattttcatataaaatgaaagctTTATGGAATCatccacaaaaatgggaatattTAATCACCGTATTTATATGCAGTTCGAGTATGATTCGatttgattattttataaaaaccaatagatccttttttatatggaAAGATAATGACCTCACGACAATATTTTCTCTCTCCACTGTTTTATCCTTTATCCCaaccccattttttggctaCCTGGCTGGAAAATTTGGTTCTATATACAGTATATTAACAAACAAcctgtttatatttttgaccTACCTTTTGATCCTATTTGATGGATACTTCTTCCGAATCATGGCCAtgattttgttcttcttttatatatctttcgttttttcctgTTTCTATTGCTATGTGGATGAGAAATACTCCAAGCAGCATTTCGGAAAATTGTGCGGAATTATGTTTGCA